From one Triticum aestivum cultivar Chinese Spring chromosome 4B, IWGSC CS RefSeq v2.1, whole genome shotgun sequence genomic stretch:
- the LOC123092037 gene encoding novel plant SNARE 13 isoform X1, which yields MASDVPMTPELEQIDGEIQDIFRALQNGFQKMDKIKDSNRQAKQLEDLTGKMKECKRLIKEFDRILKDEESKNPPEVNKQLNDRKQYMIKELNSYVTLRKTYQSSLGNNKRVELFDMGATSSEPAAVDNIQMASAMTNQQLIDSGRNQMDQTDEAIARSKMVVAQTVEVGSQTATTLTQQTEQMKRIGNELDSVHFSLKKASQLVKEIGRQVATDKCIMGLLALIVFGVIAIIVVKMVNPHNKNIPDIPGMAPPAQNFQTNRRLLSAKAFRGL from the exons ATGGCGAGCGACGTGCCCATGACCCCGGAGCTCGAGCAGATCGACGGAGAGATCCAGGACATCTTCCGCGCACTCCA AAACGGGTTCCAAAAGATGGACAAGATTAAAGATTCTAATAGGCAAGCTAAACAATTGGAGGATCTTACAGGGAAAATGAAGGAGTGCAAGCG CTTGATCAAAGAGTTTGATCGTATTCTGAAAGACGAGGAGTCAAAGAACCCTCCTGAAGTCAACAAGCAGCTAAATGACAGAAAACAGTATATG ATCAAAGAGTTGAACTCCTATGTCACCTTGAGGAAGAC ATACCAAAGTAGCCTTGGTAACAACAAGCGGGTTGAACTCTTTGATATGGGTGCTACAAGTAGTGAGCCTGCCGCAGTTGACAATATTCAAATGGCATCAG CTATGACGAATCAACAACTCATTGATTCTGGAAGAAACCAAATGGATCAAACAGATGAAGCTATTGCACGTTCAAAAATG GTTGTTGCGCAAACTGTCGAAGTTGGATCTCAAACTGCTACAACATTAACACAGCAG ACGGAACAAATGAAGAGAATTGGCAATGAGCTCGATTCGGTTCACTTTTCATTGAAGAAAGCTAGCCAGCTTGTGAAAGAGATTGGCCGGCAG GTAGCAACAGACAAATGCATCATGGGGTTGCTTGCTCTGATAGTTTTTGGCGTTATTGCAATTATCGTTGTTAAG ATGGTCAACCCGCACAACAAGAACATCCCAGATATCCCAGGAATGGCTCCACCTGCTCAAAATTTTCAGACTAACAGGAGATTGTTGTCAGCAAAAGCTTTCAGAGGTCTTTGA
- the LOC123092037 gene encoding novel plant SNARE 13 isoform X2 produces the protein MDKIKDSNRQAKQLEDLTGKMKECKRLIKEFDRILKDEESKNPPEVNKQLNDRKQYMIKELNSYVTLRKTYQSSLGNNKRVELFDMGATSSEPAAVDNIQMASAMTNQQLIDSGRNQMDQTDEAIARSKMVVAQTVEVGSQTATTLTQQTEQMKRIGNELDSVHFSLKKASQLVKEIGRQVATDKCIMGLLALIVFGVIAIIVVKMVNPHNKNIPDIPGMAPPAQNFQTNRRLLSAKAFRGL, from the exons ATGGACAAGATTAAAGATTCTAATAGGCAAGCTAAACAATTGGAGGATCTTACAGGGAAAATGAAGGAGTGCAAGCG CTTGATCAAAGAGTTTGATCGTATTCTGAAAGACGAGGAGTCAAAGAACCCTCCTGAAGTCAACAAGCAGCTAAATGACAGAAAACAGTATATG ATCAAAGAGTTGAACTCCTATGTCACCTTGAGGAAGAC ATACCAAAGTAGCCTTGGTAACAACAAGCGGGTTGAACTCTTTGATATGGGTGCTACAAGTAGTGAGCCTGCCGCAGTTGACAATATTCAAATGGCATCAG CTATGACGAATCAACAACTCATTGATTCTGGAAGAAACCAAATGGATCAAACAGATGAAGCTATTGCACGTTCAAAAATG GTTGTTGCGCAAACTGTCGAAGTTGGATCTCAAACTGCTACAACATTAACACAGCAG ACGGAACAAATGAAGAGAATTGGCAATGAGCTCGATTCGGTTCACTTTTCATTGAAGAAAGCTAGCCAGCTTGTGAAAGAGATTGGCCGGCAG GTAGCAACAGACAAATGCATCATGGGGTTGCTTGCTCTGATAGTTTTTGGCGTTATTGCAATTATCGTTGTTAAG ATGGTCAACCCGCACAACAAGAACATCCCAGATATCCCAGGAATGGCTCCACCTGCTCAAAATTTTCAGACTAACAGGAGATTGTTGTCAGCAAAAGCTTTCAGAGGTCTTTGA